GGGTTGCTTCCCTGGTATTGCTTCAGCGTTTCTAGCGGAAAATCAAAGGCTGGCATGGGGCACGGTTCTAACACAATTCCACAACCCCGCAAAACCAAAAGCACTGATCATCAATCACGTTTCCGTAGGACTCGCGTTCACCATGATGCCGCATCTTGTGAGGTAACTGAGGTCTCCGGCTAGCGAAGACCCTACGTTTCTGTTCAGTGAACAAAACCAGAACCAGTATTCCTAATTTTCACTCTGTCCTCTGTGGTTCAATGATGAATTCGTCGTTTAAAGACTCTTGGGTATCATGCAGAATCCTGCCCCACTTCGAAGCGCACAACATAGTACTCCGCCACTTCATTGCTGGCATTGCGAATACCATGCAGGTCATTTGAGGCAATCACCAGCATATCCCCACTCAGCAAGGAATGCACCTGCCCTTCCACCTCCACTTCGATGCGGCCCGAGCGCAGAATCACGATTTCCTCATCTTCATGCCGGTGCGGCGGATGCGAGGCACTTCGCGCGTGCAGACGCGTGAGATGGGATTCCAAACGCTTGAGCGTCCGTGTCGGACCATCGATGAATGGAAGCACATAGCCAGACTGCGTGGGTTTGGATCGGGCACCATCAAACGATGCATGCCGAGTGGTAAAGGGAAGCGCATCACCTGTCTGCATACTGCATTGAGCAGGAATTCTGCGATCCCGTCCAGATCCAAGATTTTCTCATGCACTCCCCCACAGGTTTACCCAAATATGCTTCACGCAGCATCACGCTCTCAGGATTCTTCCTGCCGCAAACGCGATTTCGCACGACGGCGAAGCTCTCGTGCGCTGAGCAATCCCACAATGAGCAGAGCTGCGATTCCAAGCAATGTCCACGGGTACATCGAGATATCAAAGCGTTTGCACACCTGGCCAATGCCCATGGGCGCAACCGTTGCACTCGCTGTGATCAGGACAAACAACACTCCAATGATCTGTGAACTCTCTCCCGGCTGCTGGCGGCTGATCAGCACCAAAATCGTTGGAAACATGCAGCCCATGAGCAGGGCAATTCCCACCACAATCGGCAACAACCCCCACGGGCCGGGGGAAAATCCCACCCAAATGGCAAACATCAACCCCATCAGCAGCGCAAAACTGAGCAGGGATCGCCATGCGCCAAGCTGGGCTACCACCACGCCCATGCCAGCGCGGCTCAGGGAAAAAATCAACCAGAAGACCGCACTCGCCCGTGCACCCGTGATCCAGGAAACTCCCTCAAAACGTCGATCCCAGTAGAAGCTCAGCCAGTTGAACATGGAGGTTTCCAGCGCAGTGTAGATCGCAGCAACACACAACACCATCAGCAGCGGTAACTTCCACCGGATCGGGTGACGCAAGGGTCGTTCGAACGTCTCTTCAACCGAATCGCTCACAGCGCCAGAACCGATTCGCTGCTGCCTCAAATCCCGCAACATGCCCACTGCCACTGCCACAGGACCCAGCAACAGCACCATGCCATACGACAGCCGCCAGTTGTGCAAATGCAAGTGGCTCAAATCCACCAGCAACGGTGCCAGGACTGCACCCACTCCAAAGAAAAACTGCAGAAAGGCAATGCGCCCTGCCTGGTCTGCTTCTTTCCAGGACGATGTGCGATCCACCGCAAGCGAATTGATCCCAATCTGGTACATCCCCAAACCCAGTCCCGTCAG
The Puniceicoccaceae bacterium DNA segment above includes these coding regions:
- a CDS encoding cupin domain-containing protein gives rise to the protein MQTGDALPFTTRHASFDGARSKPTQSGYVLPFIDGPTRTLKRLESHLTRLHARSASHPPHRHEDEEIVILRSGRIEVEVEGQVHSLLSGDMLVIASNDLHGIRNASNEVAEYYVVRFEVGQDSA
- a CDS encoding MFS transporter — its product is MKLYRIGREDLSSVAGFMTLGLMMGQMGPLLSAASVDLGIDAQEIGTTISVFFGVSIIGILMGLFWIRPLGKERFLLLASALLGVAYAGGLAIRSPLGLTGITVLTGLGLGMYQIGINSLAVDRTSSWKEADQAGRIAFLQFFFGVGAVLAPLLVDLSHLHLHNWRLSYGMVLLLGPVAVAVGMLRDLRQQRIGSGAVSDSVEETFERPLRHPIRWKLPLLMVLCVAAIYTALETSMFNWLSFYWDRRFEGVSWITGARASAVFWLIFSLSRAGMGVVVAQLGAWRSLLSFALLMGLMFAIWVGFSPGPWGLLPIVVGIALLMGCMFPTILVLISRQQPGESSQIIGVLFVLITASATVAPMGIGQVCKRFDISMYPWTLLGIAALLIVGLLSARELRRRAKSRLRQEES